The genomic DNA CTGTGGACAGGTAGAGGCTTGCTTTGATTCTAGTGAAGCAACACACCCATTCTGACATAAGTTTGGACTAATGTGTGTGAAAGACTCTTATAATGTTGGACTGTTACTGAACTGTGCTGCCTACCTGTTCATGACCATTTCTGGGAACTTTCTATTACTCATTAAGCTTTAAAAAGGCTCTAAAACATTAAGTCAGGCATTGTGTCATCTATGACAGCACCTAATCATTTAATCCACCAAGAATCCATCTCCTTAATCGTTTTTCAATTAACTAATTACAATTTGCCTTCAATATGTGGGGAAATTAAGATAAACACCTCAGTTTCCTACAGTTAACAGTTATGTCTTTCTAGTTCATGCTTTGTCcgaccaacagtccaaaaaccaTCATATTCAGTCTGCTGTTgcagaaaatagagaaaaacagcaTGTTCTCATAATGAACCTGTTAATGAAGAATTACTTCAAGTGGTAAATTTTGTTTCCCCGTTACTTCCCACCATCACTCACAGGGAATCCAAAGTTAAACATAAAAACCAACGATACACTCAAATAATATTAAGTGAAACTGGAGGCGGTGAATGcaattttttacaaataattttgAATCAGTCCACTGAAGTGAGAAACCAGCAATCAGATGTTTTTCTAACCAGAACTTTCTGACTTTGTCAGCCTTCTCCGACCAAcggcaactttggattgttgggttttctgtttatACTTCGTAAGGTCTGTACTTTATTATGCTAAGCGCCGTGAGATAACATATGTTGTAAATCTGctctgtataaataaaactgaattgattaTTAAGTTATTATGGAGCTATTCTTTTACTTGTCAACTAATGTTTCGATTATTTCAgccaaacaaaacaatgatataaaccagaaaatgcaaataaaagaaactaGATGAATGATTTTAGACAAAATTAGTCGTTACCCATTCACTAATTCAATATAGCATTTCACAACTTATGTGATCTCATAGCAGTCACATAATAAGGTCAAGATTTTTGAAGGATTGtaaagaaggaagaaagaacCCAACAATCTAAATTGACTTTAGTAGGAAAGAACCAAAAAACCTCTGTAACGgggaagaaaaactaaaacgCAGTAATCTCAGAATTATAGAAATCACTGTTCTGGGTGCTCACCTGTCCTATGTGCCTGTGTGGGGAGGGGTATCCTTGTCTGCGCAGCTGCTGTGATTTGCGGATGAGGGCTTTGCTGTCGTCTGATTGGCTAGGCTCCCGCAGGTCCAGCATGCTCTGAGAGAGGCGGGCCATCACGTTGAACCCGTCTCCTAGGCGATTCCCTCGGCCCGACCCGGTCGTCCCCATGTTGGTCAAAGGGTCAGTCGGTTCCTGCTGGTTACAATCATAAAACTCCTCCTCCGATGCCGTGGAAGCGCTCGAAGGATCGTCGTTGCCGGCGCGGTCGCATATGACCTTGGTGCTGTCCTGGCTGTCGTCACCGTTACTGCCGGAGTCCCTGCTGTAGTTGGGCGCTGATGTCAGGCGGCCCCGGCTGGGCATCAGCTCCTTCTCGGGTCTTGCTTTGGTCAACAAGCCATCTACTTGGTCCATTTTTATCAGAGTGACCTGTGCTTCGCCAGGCTGCTCTAGGGGGGCGGGGTCTATGACTAGCTGCAGCGTGCGCCGTTTGGGAACTGGAGGTGCTGCAGGTTGTGTCTCTGGATTTTGTACAATGTTGTCCACTGGTGGTGATGTAGACGGTTGTGCATTTGGTTTGTGAGCATCCTGTGGTGCAGGTTTGTTGGGCTGCTGTGGGGAAACTGTTGGGTCTTTatttggtttgttggttggACTGGCAGGAGTAGGAGTTTTGGGGTTTGTATTTTCAGGaagattttcagcttttgtaTCCTGATCTGAAGCAGATTTCTCAGTCTGGGGCGGCATGGTCAGTGGGGAGCTGAATCGTATCGCCTGACTGACCTCAAACCTCTCCGACCTCTGCAAGTGAACCTGATTGGCCCGCTTTTCATCTCTGATGTTAATAAAGCCAATCACATCGCTCGGTGGGTCCGGCTCCGGCCAGGTGGGCAGGTACGGGATCAGGTACGCTTTCTCCAGATGGGCTAATCCTGGATGTAAAGGCGACTCTTCAATTACATCCTTCAGACGTCCTTTCATTATCTTTAGCCCAGTGGGATTCTGGAAGCTCGAGTTCTTGTTGCTGGAGTTCTGGTCGGAGGAGGTGGGGCTTGTGTGGGTTCCCGCGGCAACAAGGGCGTATTTGGGATTTATGAGCTTCCTGGCAACGGAGGCTGGTACTGGAGTGGGAGCTGTGTGTGGGATCGGGTCAGGAATGGGTTCGTCCACCATGGGAACCTTGTTGAGAGACACGCCTCTGGACACGAGGTAAAGATCACGGAACTGCAAGTCGAAGGTCTCCACCGCCTGTCCTGTAATCACGGTGATGAGGTTACGGTCCAAACGAGATGAGGACCAAGTAAAACTGGAACAAGAGCAGAAATATAAACAAACTCATCTATTACTGTTCTTCAAACACCTTCTTCTACTAAATCCACCCCACTTCCTGTTTGTAAACTGTTTGTGTCTAGTCACAACAGCGAATATCTAGTTTatcacagtttaatcattaCACTAGACATTTGTACTCTGAAGTCATGCATCACATTATGCTCTTTGATCATATTGTGTAATTGTTCCTGCTAAGCTTCCTGGTGGAACAAGGGATGCAGTCTGTGAGAGTATGCAGAAGTATTGGTAAACAGGGCCATTAGGGATGACAGTTTAAaggtctgtgtatgtgtgtgtgcgtgtgtgtttgtgtagaagTCATCCAAGGATCACACTTCACTTTAACATGTGACTGCTGGTTTCCAAGGCTAAAAAAACTGAGCAGTTATTATGTCACAGCCAGAGCATTTAATGTTTACATGACTGTAGCATATTTCAAGTTTATATTTGAAGAAAAACTAGACTTCTCAGTGTCCCTATGGACATATTGGTGTACAGTGCTGTGAGCCTCTGCATATATCTTGATGGCAATACTAGGAGGAAAACTccatatgtatttatttaatcaatttcttcattttttgacaGCTTGAGAGTTGTGCTACAAATTGTAACCACTGATAGAGTATTTCTAGAAATCCAAACTAAAACAAGGTTGAAATGATAATCACAATTTTGTCTCTCAAGTTACAGAAGAGCAAACTTTGAACAGTAAGATTTTCCTCTGGGAAGTTAGTGACTAGCTGGTGAGCAAAGAAGAGCATTTAGCACAGATAGATATCTATTTCTTAGCAGCTAGTGGAGACCTAAACACAGCTAACAAGAAGAGCAAATTTTGCTTGCTAACAAGTTTGCCACAACAACTTTCTAAGAATAATTTATCAGTGGTTACAATTTGTAGCACAACTCTTGAGTTGTCAAAAGATTCtcaaattgattaattaattacacgTGGACTTTGGAAATTCCCATCTATGATATCTTCATCTTTTGCCCTGGACAGAATGTGTAAGGTGGATTTATTGGAGCTACTTCAGTAAAGTTACAGATCAGAAAACCCAAACTGTCAACTGAAAGACTCTAAAACGCTCTGTAATGCTGAGTAGACCTGCAGAGCTGGATGATTATTTTCTGAGGGTTTGTCTTTAACTTTAAACCTTCGTTTGATCCATCGCCAAGTACAGATCAATGAAAgctttaaatacacaaacaaacagtgcACGGCTCACCTGTATGAACCTGAGATGGCTCTGTCTCCATCTACCAGGAGAAACTTCTGGCTCAGAGACCCTCGCACCTTCTGAGCCGATCGCGTGAAGAACTCCACGCCTCCACAGCAGCGAACTCGCAGATTCTAAAGACAGACACATACTAGGTCAGCGCTGTGTAAACTTAGGCTGGGCAGGATGAAGCATTAATGGCAGGAAGGACTTTAATGaacaaaaggcaaaataaaGGCAACAACAGaatagagagacagaaaagaacgAGCTACTCAAGAACTGGTGCTCGGCATTATTACTATTATAGCCTCGTGTTAGGCGACTCTACAGGTTGGAGCATGGGCTGGATCTATGTATGTGCATGCTTGTATGACACACCCTGCGGTGTTTTCCTTCTGCCCTGTGATAAGGGTGTGGTTCCGAATGGAGCGTTACCTCGCAAGTAAACGTTCTGTGCGAAATCTCACAGGAGTCGCTAACCAAAGGAGTCATAAATGCTCATAATAACAGCACAGATGTCAGATAAGAAAGAAGtcgagagagagagcgagagagcgGAGGTCTCGTGGTCAACGCTGTGAGGAAGGAAGAAGGAGAATTGAAAGAGAAATGTATTACAGAAAGCGAAGTGGGAGAGTACGGTTTTTTTAATTGCCTGCAGCACAGACAAGAATGCGCTTAGTGTCTTTCTGGTCTCCAGTctgaaatatttagaaaattCCCCTTGAAACAGTAAGTGTTATCTGCTACTGCCTGGACCAGTTCGGCTCAGAGAGGCAAAGAGCAACAAAGAAAGTTAGCATAAGGCGATCAACTAGCTGGTGCATGCACCTTACAAAGGCCTGCAGGCAAAAAGCTGTCAATTTGAATCAATCATGTGGCTGCAGTTTCAGATATTTCCCTTGTATAGTAATATTACTGCAGAAAATGCgtctttaataaaaacatcttaGCTGAAACGCTGAAACTGGagcttttaaaaacaagaactTTCCATTATTGTTCACTTATCAAGAGGAGCCATCTATCCAACTGGCTCATCTCCCAGCTTATCaaaacattgtgtgtgtgtgtgtgtgtgtgtgtgtgtgtgtgtgtgtgtgtgtgtgtgtgtgtgtgtgtgtgtgtgtgcgcaaaCAAACCTTCAGGTGTCCACGGTGCATATCAGCCCTGGCACACATAGAAAGAAAGCAGGGGACGGCGGCCATGTCGATGATTATGTATACAGGAATTTTGCGTTTGTATGCCGCATCCAGCAGGTCTCGAAAGATATCCACATCTGTAAACACATCCATCACCACTGCTatcacctacacacacacaaaacacaaaaaaacacacacacaggaagccACAAATGATGTTAGTGTTTCCTGGTCTGCAAGGGTGGATGGATTTAAGCCGCTCTTATCAACAATAATACAGCCATTAAATCCACAAAGGAAGCCAGGCATTTATGAAAGCTGAGCTtgaacaataaattaaatattccTGCAGTCCAGAAACTAGATAGTTGCTAGACACAAAGAGTGTTTTACAGAGTGGTGATAAAATGTGAAGCCGGTAGACAGCGTGTCAGTCAGACTAACGGCAGGATGGTAGTCTTTGCCTGAACTAGTTTAGAAGTTTAAAAGTCACAATGACTGacaactgacagaaaaaaaaaaaacaactggaagAAGACAGCTTGTGAATCTTGAGGTCAGAATATTTTACAGGACGTTTTACTGCCAAAATACTTGAGTACAATGAAACGTTGTCTTGCCAATCCCGGATAAAGTCAGAAAAACTAGAAGCATTCCAAGCAGTAAAACTGTATTCTGTGTTGGGACTGAGTCAAATTAATTAAAGTCTCAATGTCTCCTTTGTTTCTCCGGTGCAAAGCTAGACAACTTTTATGAGCATGTGCCAGCAGTTACGTATGCGAGATGTAAAGCTGATGTACAAGGTGCTGGCATCTAACTTTAGTGATGTCAGAGCCCTTTTTTTCCACTAGTGTGTGAAGCTCACACTTGTCACGTTAAAACTTTGTTGTGTGGAGGAAGGGGAAGTAGGTCTGAGAGACAAAGCCTAGGCAAATGATGAGATTTAAAGGGGCAAAACTTAACAGAAAGAAACCAGTAACGCTGGATTAAATTCAATCCAAATGTCAGATTATTCTGGTAGATATGTTTTTATCTAACGTACAATGGCAAGATGTGAACCAGCAAAGGCTGCAATGTACATCCTTATTATGTAAATTGTACACAACATAACATAAAGAAACATAAACAATGATAATGAGCGGCACCTAATTACAGAATTACAGCCACAACTAACAATTACTTAACAAGTAATCTGCTGACTTTTAAAATGAGTGACAAATGCCAATCATAACTCCTTACATCCTTTGTTTTGTACAATTAAAACAGTCTCAAACTCAAAATATAGAGAAATTCATCATATGTGACAGAGAAAAAACCGACACTGACAATGGAAAAGCTGAAAACAGAtgtttagtgtttatttttttgataaaaaaaagattaattacGTATCAAAACCATAAATATCATTTCTCTGCTTTGTAGTTTGTGCATTTAACAGTAAGAAATCTGTTAAAACCATAATGTGTTGTGGCGTGTTCAAcagcactgcaaaaaaaaagttatttgtgTTGACTATTAATACTATTAACTGTTTAGATCCCTTATGTCCAATTAAAACAGTCCCAAACTCAAAAATATAGAGAAAAATCATCATATGTGTCAGAGAAAAACCTGACACTGACGTTTTaaaagctggaaacagatgttttttgtttttttaaaccatcAATTTCTCGTCAGTCTacagaaataaagttattaCTAAGCTTAactgtaaatgcaaaaaaaaaaaacctgcaatataattttttgtttcGCAGTTTGTGAATTAAGCACTAAGAAATCTGTTAAAACCATAACGTGATGCATTCATTGGCACTGCGAAAATAAAGTTGTGTTGACTCATTTTAAGCCTCCAtattgttgttttggtcattttagtgtaaatataaatgtagaAGCAAACTAAAATAGCGATAAACATACACAAATAGTTACTGATGAAGTTAATTGgtgtttaatattaaaaataaataaaagataacaAGTAGTTTTATGGGTTAACTAAGTTTGGTGGAGGTCTTCTGACCCATCGTACCTTCTGGGCTGATGCAATGCTCTTCCGCACCACCTCCTTGATGTGCGTGAACCCTTCGGTGGGAGGCTGCGTGTACACGGTCACGCGTGTCACCCCACGGTATGAGATGGACTCGGGCCAGCCCAGGTCCAGCTCCGCCACCGAGGCCTCAGATCGGTCGGGCCAGTACTCGAGCGACACCTCCCCGTCCTCTGCTACTTCCGCGGCCGCGGGGGTCAGGCTCCCCGCGGTCAGGCTCCCCGGGGTCAGGCTCCCCGGTCCGGGCGTGTCGGGCTTCTGGTGGTGCTCGTATCCGGGCCGGTAGGCCTCCGCCGTGCGCGCAATCCGCTCCAGCTCCGGTTCGGACAGAAACTCCCGGAGCCCGTTCTGGCGGATGAAGTCCATGAAGGCATCGCGGCCGCCGGTAAGGAGCGTCTCGAGCGCGAGCCGCTGCTCTTCGCTGTAGAAGAACTCCGGTTTGCCCTCGCTCACGCGCCAGTTGACGTGGTGGTCGTCCAGACACTGGATCTGGGACAGAGCCATGGCCCCGGTTCACCGAATCACACTTTAACACGCCCTGACCCGGTTTCCGTCCGGAGCGTCAAACCCGGAGACAGTCGATCCGGTCCATAGTGTCCTCGTGACCGGAGCTGTTAACGGATCCGCGAGTCGTTCTATTGTCAGCTCTTCGGTTCCTAACTCAGGTGTTCTCGGCACGAACCTCCCGCCCAGAGACACGCCTCCACCTGGCAGGGGCCGGATGTCTGCGGCGGCTGCGGCCCGGTTGAGCGGCTGCAGCCCCGGGGCCCGGCGGCTGTCTGGGCGGAGGAGTTACCGTGAGTCAGAACGAACCGGAACACCGACTGGAACAGAGGAATAAGTCATTAATCCTCCTGTAAAAGTGTCGAAACTCGGTTTGAGTCACTGCTGACGAGTCACTTTTCCTCCTCTAGTCAGacagatgttccagatgttcAAACATGGCAGCTGCTCACCTCCAACAAACactgaaagaaccaaaacaacaacaacaaaacaacaaaaaagtcgTAGATGTCAACAACGAGCCGCGAACGAGTCCGTTTATCTCCGTCGTGTCCAGACACAGAGTTCACGGAAGGTCCAGCGGTCCGTGTCTGACCTGGAATTCGGCAACGGAAGCTCTGTCACCGGCTACAGGGAGGAGGAGCGTCCGGTAGCTGGTCTGGAAGCTCCACCCTCAAGAGAGAAAGTCTGTTCTCACCCCAAATCTGAACCCTGAAGGAAAAAGTAGTAACAAATCcagtaaaatgtgttaaagtggGACTTCATTTTCAtcgttttctttattttatgtttatatatGCAGATATTCAGCTTATTAAGTAATGTGTGGTTAAGATAAGATATACTTTATTGATTCTAAAGCTAATTTTACAATTCAGTACAACTACAGATAGtgagattaaacaaacaaaacacacacaaatagccacagaataaaacaatgcagtgaaaaataacatTCCCACCCAGAATATACATATACAGTGCTGGggaaaagtatttgcccccctacagaaatcttgTATTTTTACATATGTGTCCTTtacatatgtgttttttttcacacttaAAAGTTCCAGATACATCaaattttaacacaaaacaaagataacccaagaaaacacaagatgcagtttttaaatgaaaatttcatctgtTGAAGTAAAAATACCGTCCAGCCCATCTTgtcctatgtgaaaaagtaattgcccccatAGCTACCAacctaccaaatgaccaaattcattcatcagttgggttcagtttcaccatccacactcacatatgattactgccaagcttgttgaatctaaacatctctaaatagaacctgtctggcattgtgaagcagctaaagggtctgaaaatgcagcacatgatgccacattctaaagagattcaagaacagatgagaaacaaagtcaatgacattcatcagtctggagggttcaaagccattgctgaggctctgggactccagagaaccacagtgagagacattatccacacatggagaaacatggaacagtggtgaaccttcccaggagtggaccaacgaccaacatttctccaagagcatcaacatctaatccaggaggtcacaaaagaacccagacgaacatctaaagatctgcagacctcactggcctcagttaaggtccatctacatgattctacaataaggaagactctgggagaaaatggatccatgggagagttgcaaggaTCAAACtactactgaccaaaaagaacataacatctggtattttcaaaaaatatctggatgagcTCCAGGACTTctgggataacatcctgtggactgatgagtcaaaggtggaactttctggAAGACGTGGGTCagttacatctggtgtaaatctaatactgcattccaccagaagaacatgataccagcagtgaaacatggtggtggtagtgtgatggttggaggacctggatgacttgtcatcactgatggagccatgaattctgctctctatcagaaaatcctcctggagaaaatccaccatcagttcGTGACCAAAAGCTCAACGCTAATGGTTAATGGAGCAAGtcaatgacacaaaacacacaaacaagtccacctctgagtggctcaaaagaACTAagtgaaggttctggagtggccgagtcaaagtctggacttgaatctaACTGAGATTCTTTGACAAGACCCTGAAAGGACAGTTCATGCtggaaaaccatctaatgtgactgaattaaaactattctgtagagaagagtggaccacaattcctccatggtgatgtaaaagactgatcacaagctggaacaaacatttaact from Amphiprion ocellaris isolate individual 3 ecotype Okinawa chromosome 4, ASM2253959v1, whole genome shotgun sequence includes the following:
- the LOC111579503 gene encoding protein FAM83G, which codes for MALSQIQCLDDHHVNWRVSEGKPEFFYSEEQRLALETLLTGGRDAFMDFIRQNGLREFLSEPELERIARTAEAYRPGYEHHQKPDTPGPGSLTPGSLTAGSLTPAAAEVAEDGEVSLEYWPDRSEASVAELDLGWPESISYRGVTRVTVYTQPPTEGFTHIKEVVRKSIASAQKVIAVVMDVFTDVDIFRDLLDAAYKRKIPVYIIIDMAAVPCFLSMCARADMHRGHLKNLRVRCCGGVEFFTRSAQKVRGSLSQKFLLVDGDRAISGSYSFTWSSSRLDRNLITVITGQAVETFDLQFRDLYLVSRGVSLNKVPMVDEPIPDPIPHTAPTPVPASVARKLINPKYALVAAGTHTSPTSSDQNSSNKNSSFQNPTGLKIMKGRLKDVIEESPLHPGLAHLEKAYLIPYLPTWPEPDPPSDVIGFINIRDEKRANQVHLQRSERFEVSQAIRFSSPLTMPPQTEKSASDQDTKAENLPENTNPKTPTPASPTNKPNKDPTVSPQQPNKPAPQDAHKPNAQPSTSPPVDNIVQNPETQPAAPPVPKRRTLQLVIDPAPLEQPGEAQVTLIKMDQVDGLLTKARPEKELMPSRGRLTSAPNYSRDSGSNGDDSQDSTKVICDRAGNDDPSSASTASEEEFYDCNQQEPTDPLTNMGTTGSGRGNRLGDGFNVMARLSQSMLDLREPSQSDDSKALIRKSQQLRRQGYPSPHRHIGQLFQTSRSPGRDGRPRGPKVVIAKPGSFHRPARAAGPVIGGHRYWQSQMLQPDSAQLRVESRSGRSPRRHSPGYRKTDHIAPQPPTNQSGLLGVSFSKVSSLRHLRARGGVSQKKAPQNNKTGR